The genome window TAAGAGcccaaacaattacaaaagttGCCGACTCTatgaacaaaacatatataGTGGTACAATCATAAAACGAAAGGAAACAATTGGAGTCAAggcaacaataattcaaatatatggaGGTCAAGTGAAAAGAGTGGTGTGCAATAACAAAAGAGATTTTAAGGATGTcacaataataaatataataaatatttattatttaaataaaagaagagaaagaaatAAAATCTGTACCTCAATACAAATTTCGAATATGATCCAGAATAGACCACAGCTCTTTATTCAATCTAGaggtaattaataaataatatgttagGAATCATCTAAATAAGCTATGCCTCCAAGTCTCACACCAGCACATAAACAATATGCTGACTACCACTATCCTTTTCATAGTACTGTCACTTGGCAGAACAATTAACACACCCGcatacttatatataaaaatagttaAACATTTATCGATCATTAATCAtattaatagaaataaaatGCAGATGACATAATTTATATGCTTAAACCAGGCTAAAATTCTGCTTACTAATATACACGAATTAGACAATATTATATATGCTTaatgtaatatttaattaaatatataaatatctcttgatatttaattgaaaataaatttaaatcattttcacCGACCAATGCAcctgatgcaaaaatatatataccagACCAAGTTAACTAGTTGCATGCTTATTGCTCAGTATCAAATAACACCAATATGATAAAaggatatataaaattctatataatgctaacaataaaattaatattaaaattaatcaaccCAACTAATAAGATTGTTAATAATGAAATTCCttgtcatatttatatatactatattttaaagCTCCAAACGAAAATATTAGAACTTATAACAAATTTCATTTACAAGTCgaacaaattaaatataaattagctAGCATCTCTTGATTACAAAAGTAAATCTTAAAAACATGGCAAGTAGCTCTGACTAGAATACATGACATGACATGCGTGCACATACCACAAGTTACAACCTACAAGATAGAAATTGTGTACACAGGGCCGTTCCATACCATATGGGGGCCTAggggtaaaaataaaatttttgagcTTCCAAAAAAaacttcttaaaaaatatttatgatactgaattcaaatttaactaaatatgttactacataaattataatgaaattaaaGTTAGAAACCTACATAGTAGCCTTTCAAGTTTTGAACCTTGAGAAGTGGATTAGCTGAAGATGTTATGAGCCAAATTTCGTGAAATTTAAAAAGCAATATAGTAGTGCATAATATAACAAACAAATTCGTGCGTAGTTGGACACAACCTATATTAAACCTTAATGCTCGCCCTCCCTCTGGGCCGGGTCTGTGTGTACAGTATATCGACGCATGAAAAGGAGTACTAATATAACACTAAATAATTAACGAATGGGCCGGGTCTGTGTGTACAGTATATCGACGCATGAAAAGGAGTACTAATATAACACTAAATAATTAACGATCATAGGGCTTATCCTCTGTTGGcccaggtcctgggttcgactctggctcacctcgagaatatcttagaacagatactaaaattgtaaggctataagccatattagtaaaaaaaaaaaaaaaaaaaaaaactcataataattataatatcacaatacaaaatcatatatcTATCACGCAAATACGCCACTTAAACCTTAAGATTAAACGGACTATATGTATACTGAGACACATGCGTGAATATgaaataaaacaattaataaagTGAATTGGGTGTTCGCTTACAAAATCCTGAGTGCGGAGGAGGCTTACACCTATGACAGAATGGTGATGTacttaggtactgtttggggttgctgttgcagacagcaacagcagctttttgctgaaagcaggtgaaaaactgtttggtaaatcaaaAAGCTGCTTTTCTGAACAGCAGTTTTTAGCCGAAAAGCTGccgttagaaaaagcaggtcctcccatgcttttggaaaaagctgcttttcagcttttgcagaatgctgttatagatttcattataaaacctcaccaaaaacattatttttttttaatttataactcaaaataagtaatatcaaaaaattaacaaacagttatctgatttctacaacagcacttattttaccagcactttttctgacagcacagcaatttttaacagcactcccaaacagacccttaatAAACCCACACAGCTAAATCTCAACTTTTGATCCAACCAGCTTCGCCTGATCTTACCCAATATTACTATTACTTCCCGGTGATAACTCGCACGCTCTCACTAATAtgtattatcatatatttataagatGATTGGatgattttaatttgattagagATAGGTGGTAGGAGTTATCTAAACAACTAAATCAGCCTTATCCATAATTTTATAGAGTCCCAATTAGAACTCTATAACTAATTTTAGATGATTCTAGAATCaccaatataaaataataatatctagcatggaaattataaatatattattcttataaataattaagttaatAAATACTGGGATATTATATTCTTCCCCCGTTAAAATAATTTCGTCCTCGAAATTAAAGTTACATACCTGATGAGTTAGCAGCATCATTTGCGGTGAGAGAAAACACACGTCCCGAACTCTTCTGCTCATCCTTCCCACTAGTATCGTTCGGATCTCCAGATTTCTTCAACGGTGCCTTGCAGTCTCGAATAGTATGACCCTGACGACCACAATTATAGCATGCTCTTGAAATCCAGCGACAAACACCACTGTGCATTTTTCCACAGTGTGCACAAGCAGACCTTCCTTCATTCTGACTCTCAGTTTGACCGCCTGACCTATTTTGCTGATTCCCTTGATTCCCATTTTTCTGCTGAAAACTGCGGGTGTTGTACCTCTGATTGTTTTGTTTAAATCCGCCCGAAGATTCTCCATTATTCTGGAACCTAGGAGGATCATCATCCCTCTTTCTCTTCTGGTCCTGAACCTCAAGACGTTTGGCACAGTCCACCTGATGGAGCTCCTGATCTCTAGCACTGTCCACCAAACTATCCATAGTAGCGTAGCGATTAGAAATGATATGGTTGCGCACGGAATCCTTCAAAGCCCATTTAAACTTCATAATTTTATCTTGTTCATCCCCAGCAATAGATCGAGCATAACCAGCCAACCTTTGAAATCGAACCTGAAAATCCGCCACGGACTCATCATCCCTTTGAGCAATACTCTGATATTCTCGAGCATATTCCTCACGAACACTAGCAGGAAAGTATCTTTGATCGAATTGCGCCTTAAACACATTCCAGGTGAGAGTGTCCTCATATCCAGCCGGATGGGAAGCCACCACTGATTTCCACCAAGTGCCAGCATCCCTTTCAAGACGGTAAACACCAAAGCGAGCTTTCTCCTCCTCAGAACAGTTTAGTACACGAAATATCTTCTCCATGTGATTGATCCAAGCCTCAGCATCCATAGGGTGTTTGGCTTCTTTGAAACTGTTAGGCCTTTGCTTCATAAAACGGTCGAACATAGTTTGACCTTCTTGATTTGGCACATTATTAGCGCCCGGGTTTTGTCTTTGTTGATTTGCAATTTCCCTAACCATATCCAAGAAAGTCTCCCTGTCCATCACTATTTGTTGTCTCGTGGTATCTCTTCTAGGCGGCATCCTGCAACATTTACTATGAGAACACGTATAGAGTGAATATCGAGTAAATATCGCAGAGTTATATCTAAAATCTTACTTCTACCCATACGAAGTAAACCCAAACTCACAGGTCAAATGCCCTAAGGCTAGTCTACAGAATCataacctcgctctgatgccaaaatGTAACATCGCACATCGGTTAGATAAAGGAGTATTTGGGcctttataagcacaagcaaataactaatgtataccaatttgctagcacatttgggccgacctgtggtgggttgttgggtccggtATGCATCTAGTTGTGGGCTTGGGATGTTATAGTATATCTAtactaaatttatattcaaaccaaattatttcataataataataatatgatatacaCTACaactagggctgagcattcggtcggttcggtctaaaaccgaaccgaaccgaaataaccgaaaaccgaaatgtaattttttcttaaaccgaaccgaaccgaattatctattaaaccgaaccgaaaccgaaccgaaataattcggttaattcggtttcggttatgaGATAACCGAATTTTTTTTCTAAGGAGCCAAAACTGTTCTAAAGGCTTGTTGTCACTGATTGTTCTTGTCGTATGCAGATGCTTGCAAATTTCCTAGAATCTGCAATGCGGCCAACATCTGAAAAAccagcaaaaacaaaaaatgctTAGTGATTGCTCAGTCCTGTACAGGCAGATTTAATCAATTTCTAATATATTTGAAACAAGAGGTGTGCATTACATGTAGACTTCTAATTGAAATAACCTTTTAAtgaatacaagttgattactgTAAACAGACCTTTGAATATTAGATACAGTACCTTTGAATCGGCGGGCGGCGGCTAATGACCCAGTATCAGGAAGAGGCGGATGTGTGCAATTAGGTCAGGGAAGTGTTTGTGTGAGTGACTGTAACTGTGTAATTCTATTAACTATTtctatattatacatatatattataatttaaaaaataatatatataattcggttatttcggttataACCGTATTTATAATTCtgataaccgaaccgaaccgaattgttATTCGgttaataaccgaaaaccgaattaaccgaaattttcagaaaaataaaaaccgaATCTAACCGAAATcgtacggttcggttcggttattcggtttcggttcggttttgctcagccctaactACAACAAAAGAGGGTATTTACAAAGGAAGTCTTGTGCGCCAAATTTTACGACGGTTTTTTGGATTTCCGTCGTAAGTTATTACGACAGATTTTACAACTCCGTCGTAAAttccttattttaaaatttttaaaattgaaaaaaaatcaaaaaataccGGTTCACATCGTTTTTATATTAgtaacttacgacggaattcACTTCGGGTTCACAAATCCACCCTTTATTCACCAACTTCTAACAGCATTCACAATTGGAACACAATCCTTATCCCCgtatttattactataaatagtaattccccaaaatttttcttaaattttatctatttttgaAACAATGCCTACATCCCCTGCCTCTTCCCCATCCTTAGCTTATTCttaattgtttttttaactTTCTTTCAACCACATTTGTAACGTTATTCTGAATAGCATGTTAATATTGCTTGTTCTAACGGTCATATTCTTCATATACACTCAGTTCTTTCTTCAAGATACTAAAACCACCTCATCCTATTTTTAAATGATTCGATCATTATTTCGTAAAATACTTGCATACTCTTCATCTAaagatgacagtgatgatgaaaatgagaagACCTTCAGACGGTCATCAAACTACCGTGAAAATAGGCTACGCCGTAAGTTTATTTTACACAATCATAATTTGGGAAATGAACGTCTATTTCGTGATTAATTTGCAGAGAATCCGGTGTATCCCGTCCCTCAAATATTTTCCGAAGGAGATTTTAAATGAGCCGCCCATTATTTCTGCAGATTTTAAGGGAGGTAGAGTTATATGAGCTGTATTTTGTCCAGAGAAGAGATAATGTTGGACGGCTTGGTTTTTCAAATACAAAAAGTTATTGCAGCAATTAGAATGCTTGCTTGCTTATGGGGTTACTggagattttatggatgaataCATACTTACTGTtggttattttagtgtaattgaaTTGACTAATCGATCAATGTAATCATAATTTTACATCGAACAAGTTATGAGAGTACGGATTGTATGCTTAGTTcgagtttattatgattattagtgcctatgaggcatgttcattggcattagacacatctattggaaaagaagtgtctattggcattagatttgtccattgacattagacacatctattgggaTAATATGAGTATTGCCATTAGACAAATCTATTTGGATTAAGATGTGTCTATTGTCAAAAGACACATCTAttgacatctatatatagatgttgatCATTTCAAGGCGATGGTTCATTTGAAATACACAGCAATAcacattctctcttcttgcagaatttctgactttatccgattgaattatttggtgaaccacaaataacttcaatctgaAAGTGTTCACACAACTTCAGAAAAATCCAAGTTACTACCAAATTCTACAACAAAGATTGAAGTTATTCTATTCTGAAGATGACGAATGGAGAATATGCAAAGGACATGACAAGTAAGTTTGCAAAATTGGACAAATTTGAGGGTCAAGATTTTCGAAGATGGCAAAAGAAGATGCATTTTTCGTTGACCACGCTAAAGGTTGTGTATGTTCTAAGTACTCCCATGCCAgaagagattgagaatgaaACTATTGAACAAACAAGGCAACGCTGCAAATGGGAAACGATGACTGCATATGTTGCGGTCACATCCTAAACGGTATGTCTGATTCCCTCTTCGATGTATATCAAAATGTTGAGTCGGCGAAAGAATTGTGGGATTCTCTTGAATCCAAGTACATGGCAGAAGATGCTTCTAGTAAGAAGTTTCTTGTCAGTAATTTTATGAACTATAAAATGGTCGATTCTAGACCGGTGatggaacaatacaatgaattgtTAAGGATTCTGGGACAGTTTGTTCAAAACAATTTGAAGATGGATGAATCTATCTCAGTTTATGGTGTTATAGACAAACTACCGCCATCATGGAAGGATTTTAAACACACCTTGAAACATAATAAAGAAGATATGACATTTTTTAAACTTGGAAGTCACTTCCGAATTAAGAGGCTTTGAGGACTtaagaaaatgagaataatcCTAAGGGCAAGAACCAAGTCGGTAACTCTCCTGTGAATATGGTTGAAGATGGTGGATCTTATAAGAATCCTAAAACCGGCAAGGGTGATGAACGGAAATTCAAAGGAAACAACAACTCTTCCAACAAAAGGGCTAAGATTGCATGTTGGAAGTGTGGCAAACCTGGACATTTCAAGAAGGATTGTCGGGTTGGTAAAAGTAAGCAGGAAAGGCATAATGCTGGTCCAACAGGATCCAAGGATCCAGAAAAGCAACAAGATCagattttgatcaaaaattgtaATTCTGGTCAGAATTAtgcatcattaatatatatctgAGGCATTTTATGTGC of Daucus carota subsp. sativus chromosome 3, DH1 v3.0, whole genome shotgun sequence contains these proteins:
- the LOC108212463 gene encoding uncharacterized protein LOC108212463, encoding MDRETFLDMVREIANQQRQNPGANNVPNQEGQTMFDRFMKQRPNSFKEAKHPMDAEAWINHMEKIFRVLNCSEEEKARFGVYRLERDAGTWWKSVVASHPAGYEDTLTWNVFKAQFDQRYFPASVREEYAREYQSIAQRDDESVADFQVRFQRLAGYARSIAGDEQDKIMKFKWALKDSVRNHIISNRYATMDSLVDSARDQELHQVDCAKRLEVQDQKRKRDDDPPRFQNNGESSGGFKQNNQRYNTRSFQQKNGNQGNQQNRSGGQTESQNEGRSACAHCGKMHSGVCRWISRACYNCGRQGHTIRDCKAPLKKSGDPNDTSGKDEQKSSGRVFSLTANDAANSSGM